The Akkermansia sp. RCC_12PD genome contains the following window.
CTCTTCCCTGCGGGAACGGCCAACGTTTTTTCCCGTGAAATGGGATTCCGGCAGAATTTCGACCACGCTCTGCATGTGCTGAAAACGGGACGGACCAGGAAGGTCGACCTGTTTGCCTTCAATGGTCAGCCCTTTCTTCAAATGGCGGGCATCGGAGCGGACGGACGCTCCGTGGAGCTGACGACATGGGAGATGAAGAAGAAGTGGAAGGCCTTCGCTTACGTAATCGCTGGAGCCAGGGCTTTCACGGAACGGCAGCCGTTCCTGACCCTGACGACGGATGACGGCAGGGTGCTGGAGGGACGCTCCATCATCTTCGGCAACGGCCGGAGGTACGGCGGCCCCATGAAACTGTTTGCAGAGGCAAATAATGAAGACGGCCTTTTGGATGCCGTGGTGTTCAAGCATGCGGCTCCTTCCATCATCAGAGAAAGCCTGCTGGCACTCGTTCACGGAGGGTTTCATTCCCTGCGCTACGGCGGTTTTGAATATGTGCGGATGACGGAAGGACAAGTTGCCGCCATCGGCCATGCGGCTTGTGAACTGGATGGAGATTATGCGGGAGACGCCCCCGTGCAAATCACGCGTGCCGGCAAGCTCAAAGTTTTCGCTCCGTAAAGACTCCCACCGGGCGGAAAAATCCGCTCCGGCCCATTCATCCGTACCGGGAAAATGCGTTTCATGCCGCCCTACCAGGGCAGGAAGCGCGAGAACGTATCCAGAATATGGGAATAGTGAAGAACATGGTTTTCCGGCACGCCGAAGAATATCAGAATGATGACGGCATCCAGAACGGCCGCGACGGCAATCCATTTAATGAAGACAGGCAGCAGGGAGAAAGAATCATGCAGCATGATCCATTCCTGCATCACGAATGAATAGTCCGCGCCGGAATCAAAAAGACGGAATTCCTCAGACAGTTCCTCAAAGGTCATTTCGCGGGGGCAAATGTAATTCTTGGCCTCGATTCCCACACCGCAACAATGCAGGCCGCTTCCGGCCAGAGAAGCTTCCATATAGGCGCCCTCCCCGTTGAGCAGGGAAATACGGGAGTCATGAGTAGCCATACGGTATTGGTTCAGCATTTCCTCCAGGCTGCCGCATGCCTCCCCGTTATATGAATAACGATAGGGGACTGTCACTCG
Protein-coding sequences here:
- a CDS encoding diacylglycerol kinase family protein, producing the protein MKIPLFFNNTARSARAGRFRRWLERYGTVFDVMEPESSEDMLNRLAAQARSGAPAVAVAGGDGTLRLAARALCNTDTALALFPAGTANVFSREMGFRQNFDHALHVLKTGRTRKVDLFAFNGQPFLQMAGIGADGRSVELTTWEMKKKWKAFAYVIAGARAFTERQPFLTLTTDDGRVLEGRSIIFGNGRRYGGPMKLFAEANNEDGLLDAVVFKHAAPSIIRESLLALVHGGFHSLRYGGFEYVRMTEGQVAAIGHAACELDGDYAGDAPVQITRAGKLKVFAP